One Lepus europaeus isolate LE1 chromosome 7, mLepTim1.pri, whole genome shotgun sequence DNA segment encodes these proteins:
- the RASSF7 gene encoding ras association domain-containing protein 7, producing the protein MLSGPVAMELKVWVDGVQRVVCGVSEQTTCQEVVIALAQAIGQTGRFVLVQRLREKERQLLPQECPVGAQATCGQFANDVQFVLRRTGPSLAGRPSSDSCPPPERCSVRASLPPKPRGAPGCEPRRALTLSPQGPRPSLGPAAPTPECGTDLQGLELRVQRNAEELGHKAFWEQELRREQAREREGQARLQALSAATAEHAARLQALDAQARALEAELQLVAEAPGPPSAAASAAERLRQDLAAQERHSVEVQGSLALVHRALEAAEHALQAQAQELEELNRELRQCNLQQFIQQTGAALPPPPRPEGTPLGTQDLPPPATEESLLGVPRSPLLVPSLSPEVTPLRQNSWR; encoded by the exons ATGCTCTCGGGGCCGGTGGCCATGGAGCTGAAAGTCTGGGTGGACGGCGTCCAGAGGGTGGTCTGTGGGGTCTCAGAGCAGACCACCTGCCAGGAAGTGGTCATCGCACTAGCCCAGGCAATAG GCCAGACGGGCCGCTTCGTGCTGGTCCAGCGACTCAGGGAGAAGGAGCGGCAGCTGCTGCCACAGGAGTGTCCAGTGGGCGCGCAGGCCACCTGTGGACAGTTTGCCAACGACGTGCAGTTTGTGTTAAGGCGGacagggcccagcctggctgggaggcCCTCCTCAGACAGCTGTCCACCCCCAGAGCGATGTTCAGTCCGTGCCAGCCTTCCCCCAAAGCCACGGGGGGCGCCCGGCTGTGAGCCCCGGAGAGCGCTGACCCTCAGCCCGCAGGGCCCCAGGCCGTCCCTCGGCCCCGCGGCCCCCACGCCAGAGTGCGGCACGGACCTGCAGGGCCTGGAGCTCAGGGTGCAGAGGAACGCCGAGGAGCTCGGCCATAAGGCCTTCTGGGAACAGGAGCTGCGGCGGGAGCAGGCCCGGGAGCGGGAGGGCCAGGCCCGCCTGCAGGCCCTGAGTGCGGCCACCGCGGAGCACGCTGCCCGGCTGCAGGCTCTGGATGCCCAGGCCCGCGCTCTGGAGGCCGAGCTGCagctggtggcagaggccccCGGGCCCCCCTCAGCCGCGGCATCGGCCGCCGAGCGCCTGCGCCAGGACCTGGCGGCTCAGGAGCGGCACAGCGTGGAGGTGCAGGGCAGCTTGGCCCTGGTGCACCGGGCCCTGGAGGCCGCCGAGCACGCCCTGCAG gcccaggcccaggagctTGAGGAGCTGAACCGGGAGCTCCGGCAGTGCAACCTGCAGCAGTTCATCCAGCAGACGGGGGCCGCGCTGCCACCCCCCCCGCGGCCAGAGGGGACCCCCCTCGGCACACAG GACCTTCCACCTCCAGCCACAGAGGAGTCCCTCCTGGGAGTCCCCCGGAGTCCTCTTCTGGTCCCCAGCCTGAGCCCTGAGG TGACCCCCCTGAGGCAGAACTCCTGGAGGTAG